In one Lycium barbarum isolate Lr01 chromosome 7, ASM1917538v2, whole genome shotgun sequence genomic region, the following are encoded:
- the LOC132603422 gene encoding VIN3-like protein 2, whose protein sequence is MDASSFEGFALDPSKCNNLSMEEKRELVYELAKRSHGAPEMLQSWSRQEILQILCAEMGKERKYTGLTKLKIIENLLKIVSEKKSLEHGTTSNLEMQPSSESGQKSSKRQRKAEHPSRFPVEANTSSTTNIDVSLANVVYCKNLACRAKLSCEDAFCKRCSCCICRNYDDNKDPSLWLICSSEPPFQGDSCGMSCHLECAIKHGKSGIATDKLDKGNNGTFYCVSCGKANDLLSSLKKQLITARDTRRVDNLCYRLSLSQKISVGAKNCQKLCEVLDEAVKKLEEDVGPLTGLPVKMARGIVNRLSFGPAVQQLCGVAVEYIDALLSERVSETPSNAEIKDCNVMTSKLVRFEDVFTSSVTVVLSSEGSSMENVVGYTFWHRKADEMEYPVEPTRTLFSPSTRFVLSDLTPATDYVLKIVSLDSKRELGMSEVQFSTSNAGNELSDLNLKSLEVERSQSPLTNCSNLSNPSSVEDETNNIVLCCNEDENRGDNCLSCCDNTDKTISTDLCCTTIASTSKSRIGHAGEMVSLGDEEDSIVKLSSLPNTDAVNVESKQCSDVQTTEETSTDNGSNAPLQTALEFTPFVGSVEAGLPITPCKLENMKGSLGRKGKSEHCSKDLLDNGSGKEDGPQVGSSSKKRVGEWHEECAGTGDKDFEYYVKVVRWLECGGHIDKTFRQKFLTWYSLRATPQDVRIVKAFVDNLIEDPASLAGQLVDTFSDVISSKRSSVVPAGFCLKLWH, encoded by the exons ATGGACGCTTCTTCCTTTGAAG GTTTTGCACTTGATCCATCAAAGTGCAATAATTTGAGTATGGAGGAAAAGAGAGAATTAGTTTATGAATTAGCAAAGCGGTCACATGGTGCCCCTGAAATGCTGCAATCTTGGAGCCGTCAGGAGATTTTGCAGATATTATGTGCAGAGATGGGAAAAGAAAGGAAGTATACTGGATTgacaaaattaaaaataatagaAAACCTTCTGAAAATTGTGTCTGAGAAGAAATCATTGGAGCATGGAACTACATCTAATCTTGAAATGCAGCCTTCATCAGAGAGTGGCCAGAAGAGTTCCAAAAGGCAGAGAAAAGCTGAGCATCCAAGTCGTTTTCCTGTTGAGGCCAATACTTCTTCAACAACAAATATTGATGTTAGTTTAGCTAATGTTGTGTACTGCAAAAATTTGGCTTGCAGAGCTAAATTAAGTTGTGAAGATGCATTTTGCAAAAGGTGTTCATGTTGTATTTGCCGTAACTATGATGACAACAAGGACCCTAGTCTATGGTTGATTTGCAGCTCAGAGCCTCCTTTTCAAGGGGATTCATGTGGGATGTCATGCCACCTTGAGTGTGCAATTAAGCACGGAAAATCTGGTATTGCAACTGATAAATTAGACAAGGGCAATAACGGCACCTTTTATTGTGTATCCTGTGGAAAAGCTAATGATCTACTCAG TTCTTTGAAAAAACAACTGATTACAGCAAGAGATACCAGGCGCGTAGACAATTTATGTTATAGGCTTTCGTTGAGCCAAAAAATTTCAGTTGGCGCCAAAAATTGCCAAAAGCTGTGTGAAGTTCTTGATGAAGCAGTGAAGAAGCTTGAAGAAGATGTAGGCCCTTTGACTGGTTTGCCTGTGAAGATGGCTAGAGGTATAGTGAACAGGCTCTCATTTGGCCCTGCTGTTCAGCAACTTTGTGGCGTGGCTGTTGAGTACATAGATGCCCTGCTCTCTGAGAGAGTGTCTGAAACGCCATCTAATGCTGAGATCAAAG ATTGCAATGTGATGACATCAAAGCTTGTCAGATTTGAGGATGTCTTTACCTCATCTGTGACTGTTGTCTTGAGTTCTGAAGGGTCATCTATGGAGAATGTTGTTGGTTACACTTTTTGGCATCGGAAAGCTGATGAAATGGAATATCCAGTAGAACCAACTCGGACATTGTTTTCCCCTAGCACTAGGTTTGTGCTCTCAGATCTGACGCCAGCTACAGATTATGTTCTCAAGATTGTGTCCCTTGATAGCAAAAGAGAACTGGGAATGTCTGAAGTTCAATTCTCCACCAGTAACGCTGGAAATGAATTGTCCGATCTGAACTTGAAAAGCTTAGAAGTTGAAAGAAGTCAAAGTCCACTAACGAATTGCAGCAACCTTTCTAATCCTTCTTCAGTGGAGGATGAAACTAATAACATTGTGCTCTGCTGCAATGAGGATGAGAACAGAGGGGATAATTGTCTTTCTTGTTGTGATAACACTGATAAAACAATTTCTACAGACTTGTGTTGCACCACAATCGCCTCCACTAGTAAAAGTCGTATAGGACATGCTGGAGAAATGGTATCTTTAGGTGATGAGGAAGATAGCATAGTGAAACTAAGCTCCTTGCCAAATACTGATGCTGTAAATGTTGAGAGCAAGCAGTGTTCAGATGTTCAAACAACAGAAGAGACGAGCACTGATAATGGGTCAAATGCACCTCTCCAGACTGCCTTGGAATTTACACCATTTGTGGGTAGTGTGGAAGCTGGCTTACCCATTACACCCTGCAAGTTGGAGAATATGAAGGGCAGCCTCGGCAGGAAAGGAAAATCAGAACATTGCAGCAAGGATCTTCTTGATAATGGATCAGGGAAGGAGGATGGACCACAAGTTGGCAGCTCTTCGAAGAAGAGAGTTGGAGAATGGCATGAAGAATGTGCTGGAACTGGAGATAAGGATTTCGAGTATTATGTCAAAGTAGTTAGATGGTTAGAGTGTGGTGGGCATATTGATAAAACATTCAGGCAGAAGTTCTTAACCTGGTATAGCTTAAGAGCTACACCACAAGATGTTAGGATTGTCAAGGCATTTGTTGATAACCTTATCGAAGATCCAGCATCACTTGCTGGCCAGCTGGTTGATACTTTCTCTGATGTTATTTCAAGCAAGAGATCTTCTGTAGTTCCTGCAGGCTTTTGCCTAAAGCTTTGGCATTAA